The following coding sequences are from one Paenibacillus sp. FSL R5-0912 window:
- a CDS encoding phosphotransferase family protein, translated as MNANIIRALEIRYACRLERLTGGYTNFAYLMAGAEPPLVAKVTNLSNEDTLNEIQAMKLVQGSCDTPAIHDVSEMDGMRILVMDCLPGVSAQSVLDAGDWARAKQIYSRMGQLLASQIHSQPYQLQEQGLRLSNRSALSQMIKKKLEFVPGPLSRYSLQLLSAADAQDQPWVLTHGDYGVHNILCEPEGTLHVLDWEWAEWGGPLNDVAWVCWFTKLHYPGQAQELNAAFIRGYLSGNPLSFTPQQLKASSLYKVWNVLHRLRIAPKEVQREWVRRLEWTLNEDFSDLHGSSLP; from the coding sequence ATGAATGCTAATATCATCAGAGCGCTGGAAATAAGATATGCCTGCCGGTTGGAGCGGCTTACAGGAGGGTATACAAATTTCGCCTATCTGATGGCAGGGGCGGAGCCTCCGCTTGTAGCCAAAGTAACGAATCTGTCTAACGAAGACACGCTCAATGAGATCCAGGCAATGAAGCTGGTACAGGGAAGCTGTGATACACCGGCCATACATGATGTGTCAGAGATGGACGGGATGCGGATACTCGTGATGGACTGCCTGCCGGGCGTAAGTGCACAATCCGTTCTTGATGCAGGAGACTGGGCGAGAGCGAAGCAAATATACAGCAGAATGGGCCAGCTGCTGGCTTCCCAGATTCATTCGCAGCCGTACCAACTGCAAGAGCAAGGGCTACGCCTCAGCAACAGATCTGCACTTAGTCAGATGATTAAGAAGAAGTTAGAGTTCGTACCGGGCCCCCTGAGCAGGTATTCGCTCCAGCTCCTATCGGCTGCCGATGCCCAGGACCAGCCTTGGGTTCTGACGCATGGGGATTACGGGGTACATAATATACTTTGTGAACCGGAAGGTACTCTTCATGTGCTGGACTGGGAATGGGCAGAATGGGGCGGTCCGCTCAATGACGTGGCCTGGGTCTGCTGGTTCACGAAGCTGCATTACCCCGGGCAAGCCCAGGAGCTGAATGCAGCCTTCATCCGGGGCTACCTGTCCGGGAATCCGCTCTCGTTCACACCGCAGCAGTTGAAAGCATCCAGCCTATATAAAGTGTGGAATGTGCTGCACCGGCTGCGGATTGCTCCCAAAGAGGTGCAGCGTGAGTGGGTTCGGCGTCTGGAATGGACGCTGAATGAGGATTTCAGCGATCTGCACGGGAGTAGTCTTCCGTAA
- a CDS encoding polyphosphate polymerase domain-containing protein: MAIEVFNRYENKYLFDTESYLKLYNELLEYMEPDEYNKQHEYYSITNLYYDTPHDSLIRSSLAKPKYKEKLRIRAYGIPTGDTKVYLEIKKKVFGLVNKRRTSLKLNEAYDFVASGIEPEFKSYMNKQVIEEIKYMLTRYDLQPKLYLSYDRKAMFCKNNRDLRITFDTNIRCRRYDLKMEHGVYGEELLEPGQWLMEVKAEKTIPVWLAKLLSEHQMYRTSFSKYGNEYKKMLKNSKAERESVRYA; encoded by the coding sequence ATGGCTATCGAAGTGTTCAACCGTTACGAGAACAAATACCTGTTTGACACCGAATCCTACCTGAAGCTCTATAACGAACTGCTCGAATATATGGAGCCCGATGAGTACAACAAGCAGCATGAGTATTACTCCATCACCAACCTGTATTATGACACACCGCATGATTCCCTGATCCGCAGCAGCCTGGCCAAGCCGAAATACAAGGAGAAGCTTCGCATCCGGGCCTACGGCATTCCTACCGGCGACACCAAGGTCTATCTGGAGATTAAGAAGAAGGTGTTCGGCCTGGTGAACAAGAGAAGAACCTCGCTCAAGCTGAATGAAGCCTATGATTTTGTCGCCAGCGGGATCGAGCCTGAATTCAAGAGCTACATGAACAAGCAGGTAATTGAAGAAATCAAGTACATGCTGACCCGCTATGATCTGCAGCCGAAGCTGTACCTGTCCTATGACCGCAAAGCAATGTTCTGCAAAAATAACCGCGACCTGCGCATCACCTTCGATACGAATATCCGCTGCCGGCGGTACGATCTGAAGATGGAGCATGGTGTATACGGCGAAGAGCTGCTGGAGCCGGGCCAATGGCTGATGGAAGTGAAGGCCGAGAAGACGATTCCGGTCTGGCTGGCCAAGCTGCTCTCGGAGCACCAGATGTACCGCACCAGCTTCTCCAAATACGGCAACGAATATAAAAAAATGCTGAAGAACAGCAAAGCAGAAAGAGAGAGTGTTCGATATGCTTGA
- a CDS encoding sensor histidine kinase, with product MFKKLRNRFLIVNLATISIIMLIAFASIYIIMYVNVQSDINMALHRIADNEQKGPGGAYGGPRGAADGGGMPIDKGPIDAYQPDRSVSFTIQTDASGTLVSKDSKFTMDDEFYDAALKEALSNGKDIGRFTLDGSRWIFMVKHTAAGRQIVFMDITSQQKILTNLIYTFTAVGLLMLIILYFTSRFFANRSIAPVREAFDKQKQFIADASHELKTPLTIINTNADVLLSNSDDTIRNQAKWLQYIKSETERMTRLTNDLLYLTEMDDSRTGMIHSKFNISDAVENIILTMEAVIFEKHISFAYDIDPELTVLGNSEQIKQVVMILLDNAVKYTSPRGAVNISLKKQNNDVLLSVSNTGEGIGAEHLTRIFDRFYRTDTSRARKQGGYGLGLAIARSIVDQHKGKIYAKSVIGESTTFYVQLP from the coding sequence ATGTTCAAGAAACTCAGAAACCGGTTCCTGATTGTCAATCTGGCTACCATCTCCATCATAATGCTGATTGCCTTCGCCTCGATCTATATTATCATGTACGTTAATGTGCAGAGCGATATTAATATGGCGCTGCACCGGATTGCGGACAATGAGCAGAAGGGACCCGGCGGTGCATATGGAGGCCCGCGCGGCGCAGCAGATGGAGGCGGCATGCCCATAGATAAAGGGCCCATTGACGCCTACCAGCCGGACCGTTCCGTCTCATTCACCATACAAACCGATGCAAGCGGTACGCTGGTCAGCAAGGATTCCAAATTCACGATGGATGATGAGTTCTATGACGCTGCGCTTAAGGAAGCCCTTAGTAACGGCAAGGATATTGGACGCTTCACGCTGGACGGCAGCCGGTGGATCTTTATGGTCAAGCACACAGCGGCCGGGAGGCAGATCGTCTTCATGGACATCACTTCACAGCAGAAGATCCTGACCAACCTGATCTATACCTTCACAGCTGTCGGCCTGCTGATGCTGATTATTCTCTACTTCACCAGCCGGTTCTTCGCGAACCGTTCGATCGCACCGGTCCGGGAGGCCTTCGACAAGCAAAAGCAGTTCATCGCCGATGCCTCGCATGAGCTGAAGACGCCGCTGACGATCATCAACACCAACGCGGATGTGCTGCTCTCGAACAGTGACGATACGATCCGCAATCAGGCGAAGTGGCTGCAGTATATTAAGTCGGAGACGGAGCGCATGACCCGGCTGACCAATGACCTGCTGTACCTGACAGAGATGGATGATTCGCGGACCGGGATGATCCACAGCAAGTTCAATATAAGTGATGCGGTAGAGAATATTATCCTGACCATGGAGGCCGTCATCTTCGAGAAGCATATCTCCTTCGCCTATGACATTGATCCGGAGCTTACCGTGCTGGGGAACAGCGAGCAGATCAAGCAAGTCGTGATGATCCTGCTGGACAACGCGGTGAAGTATACCAGTCCCAGGGGCGCTGTAAACATCTCGCTCAAAAAACAAAATAACGATGTCCTCCTCTCCGTCTCGAATACCGGGGAAGGTATTGGGGCCGAGCATCTGACGCGGATCTTTGACCGCTTTTACCGGACGGACACTTCCAGAGCGCGCAAGCAGGGCGGCTACGGCCTGGGTCTTGCAATCGCGAGGTCGATTGTGGATCAGCATAAGGGGAAGATTTACGCGAAGAGTGTGATAGGAGAATCTACGACGTTCTATGTGCAGCTGCCGTGA
- a CDS encoding carbohydrate-binding domain-containing protein, with protein sequence MKNLILGGKIGLVLLCAAVMSACSTNAATQNTTSNNAGTAVTAEQSSTSAAVQLASVKLADLVTFDEDDAETAWTEADSTAITLAGTGATVNGAGAAAADGTVTITEAGTYVLSGTLSDGQIIVDEQAKGTVRLVMNGVQLTDSDSAPIYIKEAGKVVITLQEGTENSVTDGAAYVFADAATDEPSAAIFSKADLTINGTGKLTVTGNYNDGISSKDDLKIMSGTFEVKAADDGIVGKDLIAVQDGNITINAEGDGIKSTNDEDADKGFIAIAAGTFDITAGNDGIQAETAAVIDGGTYTLVTGGGSVNAKVKAGEGGMGMGGGFGGQRPGTETSGDQAAAGGTPPAMDAAATTDQAATAAAETDTAAAAETESTSAKGLKAGGDLTVNGGSFTIDSADDAVHSNSNVSITDGQFEIAAGDDGIHADSLTSLSGGTINITKSYEGIEGGSITVSGGEINVVATDDGVNVAGGNDNNAAAGGTQAQDQFSSTGSNLLTISGGTLTVNAAGDGLDSNGSITMTGGTAIVNGPENSGNGALDYDGTFNMTGGYLVAAGASGMAQAPGEDSSQYSVGMTFSETQQAGTLVHLEDADGNTILTFTPSKSFQTVVVSSPELKEGSYTVYTGGSSTGTAVDGLYTDGEYNGGTEFVTIDITSSVTWANESGITTAPSGMGGPGGGGGFGGGGRGNGQGGTPPADAGTTKPADAGTTKPADAGTTKPADAGTTAPADAAASTK encoded by the coding sequence ATGAAGAACTTAATCTTAGGCGGTAAAATAGGACTGGTGCTGTTATGCGCCGCAGTCATGTCGGCTTGCAGCACAAACGCCGCTACGCAAAATACTACAAGTAACAACGCAGGTACTGCAGTAACGGCTGAGCAGAGCAGTACGTCTGCCGCAGTGCAGCTGGCAAGTGTGAAGCTGGCGGATCTGGTAACTTTTGATGAAGACGATGCTGAGACGGCCTGGACGGAGGCGGATTCGACCGCGATTACCCTAGCCGGAACGGGCGCTACTGTCAACGGCGCCGGTGCCGCAGCTGCGGACGGAACAGTAACGATTACGGAAGCAGGGACTTATGTACTCAGCGGCACGCTCAGTGACGGGCAGATTATTGTAGACGAGCAGGCGAAGGGAACCGTACGGCTGGTAATGAACGGTGTACAGCTGACGGACAGCGACAGTGCACCGATCTATATTAAGGAAGCGGGTAAAGTAGTGATTACCCTGCAGGAAGGCACAGAGAATAGCGTGACTGACGGAGCGGCTTATGTGTTCGCAGATGCGGCTACCGACGAACCGAGCGCAGCCATTTTCAGCAAAGCCGATTTGACCATTAACGGCACCGGCAAGCTGACGGTAACCGGCAACTACAACGATGGTATTTCAAGCAAAGACGATCTGAAGATCATGTCCGGCACGTTTGAAGTGAAGGCAGCAGATGATGGCATCGTCGGCAAAGACCTGATCGCCGTACAGGACGGTAATATTACCATTAATGCAGAGGGCGATGGCATCAAATCAACTAATGACGAAGATGCGGACAAAGGCTTCATCGCGATTGCAGCAGGAACCTTTGATATTACCGCAGGCAATGACGGCATTCAAGCCGAGACGGCGGCAGTGATTGACGGCGGCACCTACACCCTGGTAACCGGCGGCGGCAGTGTGAATGCGAAAGTGAAGGCAGGCGAAGGCGGAATGGGCATGGGCGGCGGCTTCGGCGGTCAACGTCCGGGAACAGAGACTTCTGGGGATCAGGCAGCAGCCGGGGGTACGCCGCCTGCGATGGATGCAGCGGCAACAACAGACCAGGCTGCAACCGCAGCGGCTGAAACAGACACCGCAGCGGCGGCTGAGACCGAGTCCACGAGCGCCAAGGGGCTGAAAGCAGGCGGAGATCTCACCGTGAACGGGGGAAGCTTCACGATTGATTCCGCAGATGATGCGGTGCACAGTAACAGCAATGTCTCCATCACGGATGGACAATTCGAAATTGCCGCAGGCGATGATGGTATCCATGCCGATTCCCTGACCTCCCTGTCCGGCGGAACGATCAACATTACGAAGAGCTATGAAGGGATTGAAGGAGGAAGCATTACCGTATCCGGTGGTGAGATTAATGTAGTCGCGACGGATGACGGCGTGAATGTGGCCGGAGGCAACGATAATAACGCGGCTGCTGGAGGAACGCAGGCACAAGATCAATTCAGCAGCACCGGAAGCAACCTGCTGACCATCAGCGGCGGAACCCTGACCGTGAATGCAGCAGGCGACGGTCTGGATTCAAACGGGTCGATCACTATGACCGGCGGCACCGCTATTGTGAATGGCCCTGAGAATTCGGGCAACGGGGCACTGGATTACGACGGAACCTTCAATATGACGGGCGGATATCTGGTAGCAGCAGGTGCCTCTGGTATGGCGCAGGCTCCTGGTGAAGACTCCAGCCAGTATTCGGTAGGCATGACCTTCTCGGAAACCCAGCAGGCCGGAACCCTGGTTCACCTGGAAGACGCTGATGGCAATACGATCCTGACCTTCACTCCATCGAAGAGCTTCCAGACGGTAGTTGTGAGCTCTCCTGAGCTGAAAGAAGGCTCATACACTGTCTATACCGGAGGCAGCTCTACCGGAACAGCCGTAGACGGATTGTATACAGATGGTGAGTACAACGGAGGGACCGAATTCGTGACCATTGATATCACCAGCAGTGTAACCTGGGCCAATGAGTCGGGTATAACCACTGCCCCAAGCGGCATGGGCGGCCCTGGCGGTGGAGGCGGATTCGGCGGCGGCGGTAGAGGCAACGGCCAAGGCGGTACACCGCCAGCGGACGCGGGCACCACGAAGCCAGCGGATGCGGGCACCACGAAGCCAGCAGACGCAGGAACTACCAAGCCAGCGGATGCCGGCACAACAGCTCCTGCAGATGCAGCAGCAAGCACTAAGTAA
- a CDS encoding DUF4956 domain-containing protein — translation MLDSIFSAALTTTELTFTNAILTILISIVLGGLISFTYMKTNPAGYSQSFTLTMVLLPVIVAIIILLIGSNVARAFSLAGAFSIIRFRSAPGDPKDITFVLFTMASGLACGVGSFGYAVLFTLILCILMVVLNRTGFGLRKSMQKTLKVTIPENLGYEEAFAEVFNKFGVAYELKKIRTTELGSLYELVYAVTIDEHTSQKELLDAIRTRNGNLDLSLTMAPVMNDY, via the coding sequence ATGCTTGATTCGATTTTTTCCGCAGCCCTGACCACTACGGAGCTAACCTTCACGAATGCCATTCTAACCATATTGATCTCGATTGTACTTGGCGGACTGATCAGCTTCACCTACATGAAGACGAACCCTGCTGGCTATTCGCAGAGCTTCACGCTTACGATGGTCCTGCTGCCAGTCATTGTGGCCATCATTATCCTGCTCATCGGCAGCAACGTTGCCCGGGCCTTCAGCCTTGCCGGCGCCTTCTCCATCATCCGGTTCAGAAGCGCACCCGGCGATCCCAAGGATATCACCTTCGTCCTGTTCACTATGGCCTCCGGCCTGGCCTGCGGGGTTGGATCATTCGGGTATGCGGTACTCTTCACCCTTATTCTCTGCATCCTGATGGTCGTGCTGAACCGCACAGGCTTTGGTCTTAGAAAGTCGATGCAAAAGACACTGAAGGTGACCATTCCCGAGAATCTAGGGTATGAGGAAGCCTTTGCGGAAGTCTTCAACAAGTTTGGTGTGGCTTACGAGCTGAAGAAGATCAGAACCACCGAACTAGGCAGCCTGTATGAACTGGTCTATGCCGTAACGATTGATGAGCACACGAGCCAGAAGGAATTACTTGACGCTATCCGCACACGCAACGGTAACCTTGACCTCTCACTGACCATGGCTCCGGTCATGAATGATTATTAA
- a CDS encoding response regulator transcription factor, which translates to MRILIVEDEIHLAEALTQILKKHNYSVDAVHDGRSGLDYAQSGIYDLLLLDIMMPEMDGISVLKALRKDGISTPVIMLTAKGEITDMVTGLDHGADDYIAKPFSSEELLARIRAALRRKGEVIPEDGLKFGDIELNTANPKLTVKGKEIKLNLKETELLELLILRKQAVTSKEQIIEKLWGFDSEAEHNNVEVYISFLRKKLTFLGSEVRISTIRGVGYVLEVSA; encoded by the coding sequence ATGAGAATATTAATTGTAGAAGACGAGATTCATCTGGCGGAAGCCTTGACCCAAATATTGAAGAAGCACAATTACTCGGTGGACGCCGTCCATGACGGCAGATCAGGTCTCGATTATGCGCAGAGCGGGATCTATGACCTGCTGCTGCTTGATATTATGATGCCGGAGATGGATGGAATCAGCGTGCTGAAGGCCCTGCGGAAGGACGGAATCTCCACGCCGGTCATTATGCTGACGGCCAAAGGGGAGATCACCGATATGGTCACCGGACTCGATCACGGAGCGGACGATTATATCGCCAAGCCGTTCTCCTCGGAGGAGCTGCTGGCCAGAATCCGGGCCGCCCTGCGGCGCAAAGGGGAAGTGATTCCTGAGGATGGCCTGAAGTTCGGAGATATTGAGCTGAATACGGCGAATCCGAAGCTGACCGTGAAGGGCAAGGAAATCAAGCTGAACCTTAAGGAAACCGAGCTGCTGGAGCTGCTGATCTTAAGGAAGCAGGCCGTTACCTCGAAGGAGCAGATTATTGAGAAGCTGTGGGGCTTCGATTCCGAAGCGGAGCATAATAACGTAGAGGTCTATATCTCTTTTTTGCGCAAAAAGCTTACCTTCCTGGGTTCAGAGGTGCGCATCAGCACGATTAGAGGCGTGGGTTATGTATTAGAGGTGAGTGCTTAA
- a CDS encoding phosphatidate cytidylyltransferase: MDRSLFTLVLIFAALSVIHLLYLAVSRLQKDKDYTGIGFRIKTWWGMLFIFCLATLSNSVVSLLSLMVLAFFALKEYFSMIRTRKADRRLFLWAYLSIPLQFYWVYIEWYGMFIVFIPVYVFLLLPLPRLINKGTLGFLRSVSATQWGLMLMVFGLSHLAYFQFASPEYGAGLVLFLVVLTQLNDAVHYLASIYFGKHKIVPTSNPYLTWEGFACAFVVTTAVSYLIYPHLTPLNPAFGYLSGMLISLSGFFGSLTVSVLKRDLLIGDDDKFAALKKSYLSRIDSLTYTAPVFFHVIRYFFDFM; encoded by the coding sequence ATGGACCGCTCGTTATTTACGCTTGTACTTATTTTTGCAGCTTTGTCGGTTATACACTTATTATATCTTGCTGTCAGCAGACTGCAGAAGGATAAGGACTACACCGGAATCGGCTTCCGGATCAAAACCTGGTGGGGCATGCTGTTCATCTTCTGCCTGGCTACCCTGTCCAATTCCGTTGTTTCCCTGCTGTCCCTGATGGTGCTGGCCTTCTTCGCGCTCAAAGAATATTTCTCCATGATCCGGACAAGAAAAGCGGACCGCAGACTGTTCCTCTGGGCGTACCTGTCCATTCCCCTGCAATTCTACTGGGTCTATATTGAGTGGTACGGGATGTTCATCGTCTTCATTCCAGTCTACGTGTTCCTGCTGCTGCCGCTTCCGCGGCTGATCAACAAAGGAACACTGGGCTTCCTGCGCAGTGTCAGCGCCACCCAGTGGGGGCTGATGCTGATGGTCTTCGGGCTAAGCCACCTGGCCTACTTCCAGTTTGCGTCGCCGGAATATGGGGCCGGTCTTGTCCTGTTTCTGGTCGTGCTGACCCAGCTTAATGATGCCGTTCACTATCTGGCCTCGATCTATTTCGGCAAACACAAAATCGTCCCTACCTCCAACCCCTACCTGACCTGGGAAGGATTCGCCTGCGCGTTCGTTGTAACTACAGCGGTGTCCTATCTGATCTATCCGCACCTCACACCTCTGAATCCGGCCTTCGGGTATCTCTCCGGCATGCTGATCAGCCTCAGCGGCTTCTTCGGCAGCCTGACCGTATCTGTGCTCAAGCGCGATCTTCTGATCGGCGATGATGATAAATTCGCTGCGCTGAAGAAAAGCTACCTCAGCCGTATCGACAGCCTTACCTATACCGCTCCGGTATTCTTCCATGTGATCCGTTACTTCTTCGACTTCATGTAA
- a CDS encoding DinB family protein has product MVHAKDVLANQLLANANDPSWHLPFIQAVEAVTEEEAFWKPGAGLNSIAELTGHLLYWNETWQIRYRAGRVDAVPPVGDNNRSFVIPEGTAFSELRESLLQVLLQWQTLLSEARLEEQVEGFPGPAVWWEIISNAATHNAYHIGQMVLLHKLYGTLQQ; this is encoded by the coding sequence ATGGTTCATGCCAAGGATGTGCTTGCCAATCAATTATTGGCGAATGCCAATGACCCCAGCTGGCATCTTCCGTTCATTCAGGCGGTAGAGGCGGTTACAGAGGAAGAGGCTTTCTGGAAGCCCGGAGCGGGCTTGAACAGTATTGCTGAACTCACCGGGCATTTGCTGTACTGGAATGAGACCTGGCAGATTAGGTACCGGGCGGGGCGGGTGGATGCTGTCCCTCCGGTTGGTGATAACAACCGCAGCTTTGTGATTCCGGAGGGTACGGCATTCAGCGAACTGCGGGAAAGCCTGCTGCAGGTCTTGCTGCAATGGCAGACCCTGTTGTCCGAAGCGAGACTTGAGGAACAGGTGGAAGGATTCCCTGGACCGGCTGTCTGGTGGGAAATCATCAGCAATGCGGCTACGCATAATGCCTACCATATCGGCCAAATGGTCCTGCTTCACAAGCTGTACGGCACGCTTCAGCAGTAA
- a CDS encoding catalase family peroxidase, with protein MNTSDRISHLPASGDEYSSLAAEAVDAIEDLSGVHPGYRRAHAKGICCRAFFRPSGLGMEFTTAAHLQEQQVDAVVRFSGSSTDPALADLLSPAKGMAVQFSLPGGGITNLVGVTIPVFFARTPESFIDIVRTAHRAQAGILGTLELIKEITVHFSESKTSLLAVKRLKPPASYAESHYYCIHAYYLVNAEGRQQPVRFEWIPETGVRTLSAEDAAQQPDHYLEDELELRFKDESAIFQLVAVLGEEGDPTDDPTRAWPEDRRRIDLGRLHLSEIIPEPEGLVMDPTAITSGILLSDDPILNFRSAAYADSHHRRSEGR; from the coding sequence ATGAATACATCTGATCGGATCAGCCATCTTCCCGCAAGCGGGGACGAATATTCCAGCCTGGCCGCTGAGGCCGTAGACGCGATCGAGGATCTGTCCGGGGTGCATCCCGGATACCGCCGCGCGCATGCCAAGGGAATCTGCTGCCGTGCTTTCTTCCGGCCAAGCGGCCTGGGCATGGAATTCACCACCGCCGCACATCTTCAGGAGCAGCAGGTGGACGCAGTGGTCCGTTTCTCGGGCAGCTCCACCGATCCGGCGCTGGCGGACCTTCTCTCGCCCGCCAAGGGTATGGCGGTCCAGTTCAGCCTGCCGGGTGGAGGGATTACCAATCTGGTCGGAGTGACGATACCTGTCTTTTTTGCCCGCACCCCTGAGTCATTCATAGATATTGTCCGTACGGCCCACCGCGCACAGGCCGGCATACTCGGGACCCTGGAGCTGATCAAGGAGATCACGGTCCACTTCAGCGAGAGCAAGACGAGTCTGCTGGCCGTGAAACGGCTGAAGCCGCCTGCCAGCTACGCAGAGAGTCATTATTACTGCATTCATGCTTATTATTTGGTGAATGCAGAGGGAAGGCAGCAGCCCGTACGGTTCGAGTGGATTCCCGAGACGGGAGTGCGTACCTTATCGGCTGAGGATGCGGCGCAGCAGCCGGATCATTATCTGGAGGATGAACTTGAGCTTCGCTTCAAGGATGAGTCGGCCATCTTCCAGCTCGTGGCTGTTCTCGGTGAAGAAGGGGACCCGACGGATGACCCGACCCGTGCCTGGCCGGAGGACCGCCGGAGAATCGATCTCGGCCGGCTGCATCTCTCGGAGATCATTCCGGAACCGGAGGGACTGGTAATGGACCCCACCGCAATCACGTCCGGGATACTGCTGTCGGACGATCCGATTCTTAACTTCCGCAGCGCAGCCTATGCCGATTCTCATCATAGACGAAGTGAAGGAAGATAA
- a CDS encoding diacylglycerol/lipid kinase family protein, which yields MQQAMIIINPASGKADARDYIRSAEEILQSAGYQVTIHETAGEGDATAFCVQACSGGYDLVVAIGGDGTLHETMNGLADQEHRPKLGIVPMGTVNDFARALQIPLSPADAIRTLSSTRTQRVDMGRLNDRLFVNVVAAGSLAGSLSSVTTEDKTRLGFLAYLKEGIKELASNSAHALTITHDGEIWEGSSPLFIAALTNSVGGFEKLAPGAAVDDGLLHCFIVKDLNLLNTVTVSISLLLGNLRNHKDVIYFTARQVTVHSSELVKTNVDGEEGPPLPIRLSTIPRHIRVIVPEQ from the coding sequence ATGCAGCAGGCTATGATTATCATCAACCCCGCGTCCGGCAAAGCAGACGCGCGGGACTATATCCGCAGTGCGGAAGAGATTCTGCAAAGCGCAGGATATCAGGTTACCATCCATGAAACCGCCGGGGAGGGGGATGCAACTGCGTTCTGCGTGCAGGCATGCAGCGGGGGCTATGATCTGGTGGTGGCCATCGGCGGAGACGGCACCCTTCACGAGACCATGAACGGGCTTGCCGATCAGGAGCACCGCCCTAAGCTGGGGATCGTGCCCATGGGAACGGTGAATGACTTCGCCCGTGCCCTGCAGATTCCGCTAAGTCCTGCGGATGCCATCCGGACGCTCTCTTCCACCCGTACGCAAAGAGTCGACATGGGCCGGCTGAACGACCGGCTGTTCGTAAATGTGGTTGCTGCGGGCTCACTGGCCGGCTCACTCTCTTCTGTTACCACCGAAGACAAGACCCGGCTGGGTTTCCTGGCCTATCTGAAAGAGGGCATTAAAGAGCTGGCCAGCAACAGCGCACACGCTCTGACCATTACGCATGACGGGGAGATCTGGGAAGGCTCTTCGCCGCTGTTTATCGCGGCGCTTACGAATTCAGTAGGCGGATTCGAGAAGCTTGCGCCCGGTGCTGCTGTAGATGACGGGCTGCTTCACTGCTTCATCGTCAAGGATCTTAATCTGCTGAACACCGTAACGGTCAGCATCTCCTTGCTGCTCGGCAACCTGAGAAATCATAAAGATGTTATCTATTTCACGGCTAGACAAGTCACGGTGCACTCTTCCGAGCTGGTGAAGACCAATGTCGATGGTGAAGAAGGCCCGCCGCTCCCCATCCGGCTAAGCACGATTCCGCGTCACATCCGGGTTATTGTGCCGGAGCAGTGA